From the genome of Homalodisca vitripennis isolate AUS2020 chromosome 8, UT_GWSS_2.1, whole genome shotgun sequence, one region includes:
- the LOC124368304 gene encoding uncharacterized protein LOC124368304, whose translation MDIKRRTLLIMEMAKVQTPDSSEPDHEPTLLETDQESTNIQQEHSYVCNDSPISHKPTQNEGENGVDLNEMLENNMPDLDTSYLDISKMEIVYDFPNISFDTSKSQEPSLTDSILDDGDSVQLSGAIEITDNIGRMMVENGTNHAPDDLNSFHIVPHLEMEEHESMQDDDPTNYWKSK comes from the exons ATGGATATAAAGAGAAGAACTTTGTTAATTATGGAAATGGCAAAAGTTCAAACCCCTGATTCTTCTGAACCAGATCATGAGCCTACGTTATTGGAAACTGATCAG GAGTCGACAAATATACAACAAGAGCATAGCTATGTCTGCAATGATAGTCCTATATCACATAAACCTACACAGAATGAAGGAGAAAACGGTGTAGATCTCAatgaaatgttggaaaataacatGCCTGATTTG GATACAAGCTACCTGGATATTTCAAAAATGGAAATTGTGTACgactttccaaatatttcatttgataccaGCAAATCACAAGAACCTAGTCTAACAGATTCAATATTAGATGATGGTGATAGTGTTCAATTATCTGGTGCTATTGAAATTACAGATAATATTGGAAGAATGATGGTAGAAAATGGAACTAACCATGCACCAGATGATCTTAACTCTTTTCATATTGTTCCTCATCTGGAAATGGAAGAGCATGAG